The sequence CGGCGATCGACAAGAAGAGGGAGAGCAAGAGCAGCGGCAGATCGGCAATCGACGTGCTGCACGGAGCGCACTTATCCGTCCGACCGTACGTAACGGCGTCGTGTGACCGCATCGTCGGCACGACGCACCCCGTCGAATCGACGACGCCCAGGAACCGGCCGGTAGCCGGCAAGTCGCGCCGCCTTCAGCACCGGATCCGTCGTCCCCGACAGCCGCAGCAGCAACTTTACTACCCCCCCGCGTCGTGGGACACGCGCACACCACACTTCAGGAACTGTTAGCACCGATCAAAAGTGAGTCCGGCCGAGATCGTCGACTCACCCCGTTCGATTCTTGAGCGTCTGTATGCATGAGCTTTAGCCTTCTCCTTTCatgggttgtaacatatattcgtccaatttgtttagtatttttaataacgaagtatgttacaacccaatagataGTTTTcgcgatatataaaaaatgtcgtTGCAGCATATTATCATGTTTAAAGCTTTAGGTTGTTATTTTAAATCCTGCAAAAGAGCGAGAAAGTGTTGCagtctgaaataattttgccaGGGCattgaaagaaagaagaaaactcATGCGTGCActtgataatatttcaattctcGAGAATGCAAGTTACGTTTGAAGCACTTGACGCTGAGCTTTGATCGCCCTACGTCAGATGTGATAATTCTGACATCGGGGAAAGCTCCATCGATGTTACTTTCATTTATTCTTATCCGCACGTCTTGATTctcttttgttatttttatcacccGTAAATCACTGTTtgctattttgtattttattgatCGCGATTTGCACTCGCAGGAAGGTGGCTCAGCTGTGCGCAGCCTATAGACAATGTCCGAAGATTCTGACTCTATAtcagaggaagaaagaagttTGTTCCGTCCGTTCACGCGGGAGTCCCTGGCAGCGATCGAGGCTCGCATCGCCGAGGAAGAGGCCAAGCAGAGGGAGCtcgagaagaagagagcgGAAGGCGAGGTATGTGCATTCGACGCATTTCAACTTTTCTTCGCGCATTAACTACATCGATAATCTCATAATTGATCTCACGTGCGTACTCTAGGACGCGTGATCCCTTGAAGTAACGTCACATAAATCGCGCGGTCTGCGTTTCGGTCCATCTCGAGTGTGCTGAAATTACAGGAATATTGTATAAaccataaattatattaaaaaattagcgGAAAAATTTCAAGACACGTGTTTCGCGTGAATGTTCGTATACGCTTATTATTTTCTGGAGAATTTGTATAACGTTgttgttatttttaaaatttgttaagGTCCatgttatttatgtaatttcgcAGTTGAAGTATTTGTTAAAATACGGTGGATATTTATTTGACGCTACTGACCTCCCTGCGAACAATAATATTCCTACGTAATCATTGTTCCTACTGCGCTCGTGAATACAACGTGAGCagtataataagaaaaattcatgacttaaaaagaaagagcatTTGTTTAATCTGAAAATTCTGTTACACAGGTCATCCTAGAActcttgaaaaattcatttcttCAGTCTTCAGCCATCGCGCCTCAGCCAGGCGCTTGTATAAAATGCGCTAAAATTTTCCCATTAACTCCTACTCATACTTAAGGTCTTACCATCAAGCTTTTATCTCCACGCTcatgtttataaattaaatgatatgTGCAGTAACAGGCAAGCACCATAACATTACATATTCTTATTACAGTTTtctcttgaaaaatattttatcagaaGGCGCGactttaataatgatattatcaaataaaatgcgcagagagaaagaaagagaacacaataagacaaaataagataaatgaaatttatcagTTTCAAAAACACCAAAAGCAATAAAGCCATAACACATTTGCATAGCGTATTTGATGCgtttaataatgcaatttcaATTTGCTCAGGTAAATCGAACGAAAACGTTTAAGATAAACGTCAATATCGGGAAAGGCTTTCAATTACAATCTGATTGGAGCACTTTTGTTTgttgagaaatataatataatactatgtTCTCGAATGTATATCTGTAAGAGCAGattctttatttttgcttTTGATATTATTGGTATTGATCGATCTTAAGTATGAGCCGCTTTACCATTGTTTCTCCTATGCCTAGCTCTTTCTGTAGCGCCGTATACAAAACCTATTCTTTCCCATTTTGACATACTGTACATCTTACGAACTGCAATCATCTGTTTCCTCTATCCGTTCGCGTTGACTGTTCGCTTGAATCTTTCGCTGAACGTAGTGAAGGTGTAACTATCTCCAACCGACGACTACTTtgtttaaatatacaatatttatatatatatatacacatacatatatatatctgtcGTCGCGTAATATACTCTGTGTTGTACAAAAGACATGCCACTTACGAAGCTCGATGTCTGCAGTGTCACTTATCTGTGCCTGTTTATcatgtttatgtatatatatacatatacatatgtacattatttatacatataacgaTATACTGTTCGTATGCCGTGGCCCTCTCCGTTCGCTCTCCTCGCCGCACTCGCGTTAATTGAGTAACGCGCGAGTGCCACGCGATGGAAACGGGCGATTATCACGGAGGGGCGTATCAATGTAAATGCAACGAGCGAGTCCTTTACATCCTTATAATTAGCACTCCTAATTTGCCTCGAGCTATAACGGCAGCGCCGATAAAAGGAGCGGATTTATTTATCAGCCTTCCTACTCCTCGCCTGACGTTCGTTCGACATCGATCGCGCTGTTTGAAGATTACTTTCGCAAGAGGAGCGAGTCCTCTCCTTTTATTGCCTCCTTGTATTATACTCCGGCGACGAAAGGTCaaggagagaacgagagagaagtgAGATCAAGACTGGATTATCGCAACACGATCGCCTCTAATTAGTCTTCGAAATCTAAGAGCGCGAACGTCTTCGCGAATTTTTTCTTGACCGTCAAGTTCCCGTTGATCAACCAACTAACatcgatttttcgaaatattttgaagcggcttaaaaataaaagtacttGCTGATTACTGCCGATACCGTTCGCTGTGAGATCTGGCCTACTCTCTAGCCACGAAAGGTGCTTTCGGATTTTCGAACGAGCCGTGTTTTTCCGCCAGTTAATCCAGTCCCGATCAAGGTTGACGTGCTTGGGAATCCTCTTTTCAGGCTTGCCTGAGATCCTGTGTACTCCTGTCGTGTGTCTATGTCGTGCTGTAACATTGTATGTTTTTCTCCACTTTTCCTGCTGTCCTGTTaatctctctgtctttctttctctctttctctctctttctcttgatcTCTTtcatcaaatctatttaatccAGCTCGTACCTCTCCGCAAGCTGCGAACCGATCCATCTCTTTTCGCGTTGCCCATTTCCCCTTGCCTGCATATATCCTCTTCCGTTCTTTGACTTACTCATCGATATCCCCCGTATTCTCTGTATCTCTGTGTGTAACGACTGTTTCTCCATTTCTCCAATTTCAGGGAGGTTTTGgacggaagaaaaagaaaaaagaagtaaGACGTTACGTCACGCTAAGTAATACCGCTCTCTATCTCCGACTTCTACCTTACtaacatacacacatacacacacacacacgcacacacgcacacacacgcgcgcgcgcgtgcgcacaTACACGTTTCACATACGCCgacataaatacatatacatgcgtTCATGCAACATGCACACGGCCTACCAtgaacacacacgcacacgatcTCACGATTTCTCCTCACTCGGCAGCATTtggccgatcgatcgattagaGACACGCGTCACTCACTGCCCGACACCACACGTACGGTATTTGCTCACACGTTTTACAGAGAGAGTGATTGAAAAcgggaataataaattttccgaATAGTTCAGCGAATCGATGTCCTCGATAATAACCGCGAACGATTCTGCATCTTTGAAGCGCATTGAAGCGGGGAACTCGTATACGTTCTCAATAAAGCAcgcatataatttaatacgagcattttgcagaaaaaaacTGAACGTCAAGTCAAATCCAATTggatgttatttatttttaatatatttttaataatgatccTCGGATCATTTTATTCCGGGACGTTATTTCTGTATCTCCGCTCGGCGGggaattttatgaaacatttattattgattaccgttgaattattaaatcgaatCGAAACTATCGTGCATCGATTATTTTGCGCGATGGCGATATCCCTGCTGAATTATTCACGTCGAGCTCGGTGTAAGCTTCAGCTCTTGCGCCATTTCATGTCTTTTCGCATGTTACAAGCATCTTTACGGGAAAAAAAGCTGCATTATCACCGAGCTTAAACGTGCGCGATGTCGTAACAGGTTTCAATCCCTGGTTCGCTGCGTGCTACGGTGTACATCGATTCCGTCGTCATCGCGAATCGATATATTGATCGACGGAATGCCGAAGATGTGCAAGTTTAATCCGCGTAAGGCATTGAATTCGCGAGCGcgttttgattaattaattcggcgACTATTCCTGACGGAAACGCGAGCGACTCGCCTTGACGATATCTCAATGTCGCGGACTTTTGTCGGCATCGAGTGGCTTCTCttatcgcgatatttatcGCGATTACTTCCTCTTTCGAATATTACACCGTGGTCGAAGTAAAAGTCTCGTGGCAAAGTCTCGTGATAATTTGCACGCTCACGACACGAAGCAGCGTGATTctatatacacgtacacacactcATATAGCCCCTTGGTTGTTTGCAAATACACAATACACGCTCCTTGGCAAGTGTCTTGACGTCTTACGATGAAAAGCGAGCTGTGCTTGCGCTTAACGCGCGACTTCCCCTCGAAATATTTGCCGAATCTCCTGAATCTCCGCGCTTCCGGTGCACGTCTGCGAGAGAGTTTGGGATCAATTGTGACGGCGAGAACAATCGCGACGGTCGTAGAGCGTACGTAATCCTCAGTTGCCGTTTATGCGATAAAAGAGAATGGAGCAGATGGATAATGCGAGAATAAATAGCATTACTCGCTCCCGGCAGAAGCAATTCTAGCGAGGACTTTTCCACGATAAACGCAGCAATTTCTCGCGAGGATCGTTGCAATTAATCCCGAACTCGATTGGATGGAACAATTTGGGAGACAAGATGCTCAAATCCAAGTTTCAAAGGCCACTTTGAGCGCGCACGCGTCGCGCACACACTCGCTGTAATAAACGCGAAATAAGACACGTAATTCTTAATGGCAAGTACGGGTACGAGTACTTACGAGTACTCGGCCATAAAGACGCGCCCTCGAAGTGGCAATACGCGGATGTAATAACGCAACAGTAGTATCATGACACGTGCATCGCGAAGTGCATTTCGAGTGGAGGTCGCGGTCGCCTGATGACGCTTATATAGTATCGTATGCCGAACGTGTAACGCTTGCGCTCCGGTACTTTCTTCACTTCTatttacctttttcttttccattttctaaTTAACTCGCGCGTATGCCGTTGCAGTGCTGCTTCCAACACGAGCAATGTAGCCGCACGAGTCGCACGCAGTCGCGATAACGCGGCGTAATCTGGAATCCTATTGATTCACTGTCACATTGATAGCAGGAAGTCCTGCCTACTGTCCGTGAAACAGCCCTGACAAATCGTGGGCGCCTCAGGGATGATCTTAATCTCTCCGCGAAATTTCGCCCGATTCAGTGAAATTCACGAGGGTCTAATTGTCTGCGCGCTTCTCGCGCGTTACGCTTGCTTCCGCTTCCTGTCTCGTGGTCGAATCCGCGCGTGTGCTCCGATCGAATTTCCCTCGTGATTCGACGACGAGCGGGAATCCTCACGCACACACGAGCACTCTCTGCGAGAATCCCGGGAACATCGACGAACACTTGGCTTGCGCAAATTAGATCTAGTCATCCTAGATCGTATACATTTTAGCGAATAGACATCTTTACTAGACGTAGGATACCCGCCCAAGTCTCGACACGTAGTTAGGACAGCAGCTGCGATTAAAAGTACCTCTTTACCGCATCGCAAAGTCGATTCGGTGGACTTGATTTCCGTCGTTCGACATGAACGTACCTCGACAGACCGCTCGGATCGTTAAGATCTTAAACGTCATCGCGCATAAATTTAACACAGGCGCGTAAACATGGAGTATAATCGCTCGATCTAccaaaaatttcagaaaaaggCAAATGAAGATTTGAGACACTACAAAGTAAAGACTACAAGCTATAGAATACTCGAATGAGACGTATTGGTGAGAAGGAGCGTCTCGATTAAAATCGAGACGTTGATCTGCCATGCGTACGCTTCCGCGACAATTTATGCGCGACGATGATCCTTGGACGAAGATCGCTGATCATTCCGCTACGCCGAATCCGATAGAGACTAGGATAGTGCTGTGTCTAGCGTTAGCCGGACTAGTATCAGTCGCaatagagagggagagagaaaaaaaaggaaaagaaaaataggaaTAGTATCTCTGATTACGACTCGGCAGTGATTCGAGCCGTAGGAGGGACCAAAGTCGAGCAGATCGCGTGGACCTTCTTCAGGTTCGTATGTTCACGACCCGCTTTTAGCACCGATCGAACTTGCTACGTGCAGTGTGCGAGTGTGCATCAATCTCCTCCCACACAGGTGCCGCCTTTGCCTCCCCCGTGGTGATTTATCACGGCAGCTCGTTAGCTAGAATCTCGCATAACTTTATTTTAACGTAACGATAAGCTCCCGGGTTTTATCAGCGATCGCGTAACTCGGCGAGTCTGTTCAAGATATCGAACGACTGTTCTTCTTCGAGGAGAACAGTCCTCTCTcagttctttttctcttttttcttgccAGTGTGCTCTCCGGCACGTTGATTGACAGTCACACGTAATAATACGCTTGTTATCACGCTAGATTCTTCACGAGTGAACGCCTTGACGCTCTTTGGAGCTTGTTTCGTGATGCACATGCGGGCGACGATGCAATGCAGCGCTATAGGGCTCATCTAAAAGCGGGTTATGAATAACTGGTGCACTTAGAAAAGTATGCGGATAAATATTTCCAAAGGAGCGGGACTCGAACTTTTGAATATTCATACGGCGGCATCGGTGCGCCGCGTTTGCATTTCACATACGAGAATCAAACGCGACGACCCGTATACTTTTCGTCCTTCTGTACGGTCAAGTTTATATTTGCGACCGTATCCGATGCACGTACCGGAATGtccgtaaatatatattttaatcttttatcgGTCTCCTATAAATCACTCGGCGATGAAGGAATAtgcaagatattaattttggaAGATTACGTGAGTGAGCGGAGAGTATTTATAACGAAGATGACGTGGTTTGTATCGCTCCTTcgcgaataaatataattgcagatatatatattaatcttttatatCCGAGATGACTGAACACACTTATAACACTTTGTTATAACGCTTTGTTGCGTACGGATATTTTTGCGTTAACAGTAATAGAGAATTATCGCGATAGTCGGAAATAAATTTGCATCGCATCCTGTACATTCATGCGACGCTTTATCATCGAATGTGGAAACGCCACTGTGTGTGCACAACCGAAAGCATTGTGCTCGTTTAATTTACGATCGCAGAAACCGATACtttggaaatatttatttcaccgATTGCtcgattatttttactcttcaTGCTCGAGTACGGAATATGATATGCGTGATGCGGTGGCCCAATTTGATCTTTCACGTACACATGCGAGAGATGGAGCTAATTgatgcattaaaaattattttcgcaaaATTTGACGCGCTGTCAAAAAGCGAGGTGAACCTTTTTCTGCTCGGCATCACGTGCATCTCTGACGTATTCGCTTCGGTAAAAGGAATGCTACGATCGCTCAAAAGATTTTGCTCTCGAATTTGGGTTTCAGACCTATCTTCCATATTTTACGATTGCTCACGATTACATTTCTAGAAGAGCCAGAGAAACATCATTTTGCGCGAGCAAAATGCTGTGATTG comes from Ooceraea biroi isolate clonal line C1 chromosome 8, Obir_v5.4, whole genome shotgun sequence and encodes:
- the LOC105285683 gene encoding uncharacterized protein LOC105285683, with the protein product MKNLGSRWTVPDIARTAAARSSFLVAISLERDSSSSNSSSNSSSKSSIRNRNITRSSGSISDSNGSSSNSSSSIRVTAIDKKRESKSSGRSAIDVLHGAHLSVRPYVTASCDRIVGTTHPVESTTPRNRPVAGKSRRLQHRIRRPRQPQQQLYYPPASWDTRTPHFRNC